A genome region from Phycisphaerales bacterium includes the following:
- a CDS encoding succinate dehydrogenase/fumarate reductase iron-sulfur subunit yields the protein MKFTLHIWRQPNNSTKGRLKKYAIDGISPDSSFLEMLDVLNETLTKQDEPPVAFDYDCREGICGMCSLMINGSAHGPMKETTTCQLYMRHFKDGQDIFIEPWRSRAFPVVKDLCVDRSSFDRIIQAGGYVSVHSGPKPDPNAMPIDPETSEEALDAACCIGCGACVAACPNGAAMLFTGAKISHLALLPQGQPERYDRVQKMANQMEAEGFGSCRNYAECEAACPKGISIKFIGKMNRDYIRASVFKPVTPRGEMKSQ from the coding sequence ATGAAGTTCACACTGCATATCTGGCGACAGCCAAATAACTCAACCAAGGGAAGGCTCAAGAAGTACGCCATCGACGGCATCTCCCCAGATTCCTCGTTTCTTGAGATGCTCGATGTCCTCAATGAGACGCTTACCAAGCAAGATGAGCCGCCCGTTGCATTCGACTACGACTGCCGCGAAGGCATTTGTGGCATGTGCTCGCTCATGATCAACGGCAGCGCACATGGTCCAATGAAAGAGACCACCACCTGCCAACTCTACATGCGACATTTCAAAGATGGCCAAGACATCTTTATCGAACCATGGCGATCTCGCGCTTTTCCGGTCGTCAAAGATCTGTGTGTCGATCGCTCTTCGTTTGACCGCATCATTCAAGCTGGTGGCTATGTTTCAGTTCACTCCGGACCAAAGCCCGATCCCAATGCAATGCCAATTGATCCAGAGACCAGTGAAGAAGCGCTTGATGCAGCTTGCTGTATTGGCTGCGGAGCGTGTGTTGCTGCATGTCCAAATGGTGCAGCAATGTTATTTACAGGCGCCAAGATTTCGCACCTCGCACTGTTGCCACAAGGACAACCAGAGCGGTACGACCGTGTACAGAAGATGGCCAATCAGATGGAAGCCGAGGGATTTGGCTCCTGTCGAAACTACGCCGAGTGTGAAGCAGCTTGCCCGAAAGGCATTAGCATTAAGTTCATTGGTAAGATGAACCGAGACTACATTCGAGCATCTGTCTTTAAGCCCGTGACACCACGCGGCGAAATGAAATCGCAATAA
- a CDS encoding alpha/beta hydrolase, protein MPTASVLWIPGLGCDGDYYADIQSELPPELRGSIVDISEAQNLTEMAQAVISRLIGPTVLIGGSMGGWVAQRAAAMAGQRVSTLVLLTTWARRSLVLESYLNNALTLMDACPPQPQQAREMTAKSFHPNTVTSIQIQRMMDMGNRVGPDTTRSHINAIFNEPSVVDFHSQIKAPALVFGASHDALIDRGEAEFIAQSLHDARLVMLDAGHACVWEYPKLIADEMAAWIQNHQ, encoded by the coding sequence ATGCCAACGGCTTCTGTTTTATGGATTCCCGGGCTGGGCTGTGATGGCGACTACTACGCAGACATCCAATCTGAGTTACCCCCAGAGCTGCGTGGATCGATTGTGGATATCTCAGAGGCTCAAAACCTCACTGAAATGGCCCAAGCGGTGATATCGCGCCTTATCGGTCCTACTGTGTTGATCGGTGGCTCAATGGGTGGTTGGGTTGCTCAGCGAGCCGCCGCGATGGCTGGGCAGCGGGTCTCAACCCTGGTTTTGCTCACGACCTGGGCTCGCCGCTCGCTGGTGCTTGAATCATATCTTAATAATGCCCTGACCTTGATGGATGCCTGCCCACCGCAGCCCCAGCAAGCCCGAGAAATGACCGCCAAAAGCTTTCACCCCAACACGGTTACCTCTATACAAATCCAACGCATGATGGACATGGGAAACAGAGTTGGACCTGACACAACACGATCACATATCAATGCCATTTTCAATGAACCAAGTGTTGTTGATTTCCACAGCCAGATTAAAGCACCGGCGCTTGTTTTCGGCGCGAGCCATGATGCGCTGATTGATCGTGGTGAAGCTGAGTTCATTGCTCAGTCACTTCATGACGCACGCTTGGTGATGCTTGATGCTGGCCATGCCTGTGTTTGGGAATACCCAAAGCTCATTGCTGATGAAATGGCAGCATGGATACAGAACCATCAGTGA